A genomic segment from Calderihabitans maritimus encodes:
- the cobO gene encoding cob(I)yrinic acid a,c-diamide adenosyltransferase codes for MKRLEKGLIQVYTGNGKGKSTAAFGLAVRAAGHGFKVYIIQFMKTGNFYGEINTFKRLAPEVEVKSFGRPGFIYKESPREEDYKLAREALEYARQVMLADDADIVILDEINNALYFGLISLEEVMELLKQKPPQVELVLTGRNAPMEIIEMADLVTEMLEKKHPYRQGIPGRKGIEY; via the coding sequence ATGAAGCGTTTAGAAAAAGGACTGATCCAGGTATATACGGGCAATGGTAAAGGAAAGAGCACAGCAGCCTTTGGACTGGCAGTTAGAGCGGCCGGTCATGGTTTCAAGGTGTATATTATCCAGTTTATGAAAACAGGTAATTTTTATGGAGAAATTAATACGTTTAAGCGACTCGCTCCCGAGGTCGAGGTGAAATCTTTCGGACGCCCTGGGTTTATTTATAAAGAAAGCCCTAGAGAAGAGGATTACAAACTGGCCAGGGAGGCCCTGGAATACGCCCGCCAGGTGATGTTAGCCGACGATGCAGATATAGTTATTTTAGACGAAATTAACAATGCGTTGTACTTTGGGCTTATTAGCTTAGAAGAGGTTATGGAGCTGTTGAAACAAAAGCCACCGCAGGTTGAATTGGTCTTAACTGGCAGAAATGCACCGATGGAAATAATTGAGATGGCTGATTTGGTTACCGAAATGTTGGAGAAGAAACACCCGTACCGGCAAGGTATCCCC
- a CDS encoding diguanylate cyclase — protein MTLVKSGQHLNRIGIAFSVIIVLWGLHLLYDRLILFHSLTAEAVFVGGGAALLGIFLLIKFTRCMNRQWEEQAKAYQELQKELEQKVKELTALHYLSQEEYLTQSLELFLQHLLETTCQIFQAPAGEVLLLDEDTGELTYKAAFGLSKEYVSRIKFKPGEGIIGRSALGEIVCTEDLNKDPRVKYPLENRLEGFRALMSVPLRLNEKIIGVMAVRAVEPRTFSSEDAQLLSTMANHAAHAIERQMMYRQLKEANEKLTLLYRIGKTLAKKLDLDEVFATLLEEILKAVEIERCSLFEVDQETGVIRGKISSVMSKEEIEKIVLPLEKSPVGMAVASGNNTLVIEDVSKIQTLSEESRGVLEKFGIKSMAVVLIKYGEKVAGAITLSSADYYRFTPQELELVEAVAEQAGIAIENARLYEEVSRIAITDELTGLFTRIYFNRRLEEEWARANRYDSSLSLVMIDIDDFKQVNDTRGHKVGDEVLKKVAYIIKNNLRASDVAARYGGDEFVLILPDTAEEGAVSVAEKIRKAVSELSDPKVTISAGVAVYQPGKYKNAEEMLIAADMAMYSAKSNLKNRTYIIN, from the coding sequence ATGACATTAGTTAAGTCGGGACAGCATCTTAACAGGATAGGTATAGCTTTTTCTGTGATTATCGTACTATGGGGCCTGCACCTCCTTTATGACCGTCTTATCCTTTTTCACTCCTTAACAGCAGAAGCAGTATTTGTCGGTGGGGGGGCGGCACTATTAGGTATATTTCTGTTGATAAAGTTTACCAGATGCATGAACCGCCAATGGGAGGAACAGGCTAAAGCTTACCAAGAACTACAGAAAGAACTGGAGCAAAAGGTTAAAGAGTTGACTGCCCTTCATTATCTCAGTCAGGAGGAATACTTAACCCAATCACTGGAATTGTTTCTCCAGCATCTTTTAGAAACCACTTGTCAGATTTTCCAGGCTCCGGCAGGAGAAGTTCTTTTGCTCGACGAAGACACCGGAGAACTTACCTACAAGGCTGCTTTCGGCTTAAGCAAGGAATATGTTTCCCGGATCAAGTTCAAGCCGGGCGAAGGGATCATAGGACGTTCGGCGCTGGGGGAAATAGTCTGTACAGAAGATTTAAACAAAGACCCCAGGGTTAAATATCCTTTAGAAAACCGGCTGGAAGGTTTCCGGGCTCTGATGAGTGTACCCCTTCGACTGAATGAGAAAATTATTGGCGTGATGGCCGTTCGGGCCGTGGAGCCAAGAACCTTTTCGTCCGAAGATGCCCAGCTGCTTTCTACTATGGCCAATCATGCAGCTCATGCTATCGAACGTCAGATGATGTATCGTCAATTAAAAGAGGCTAACGAGAAGTTAACTCTTCTTTACAGGATCGGGAAAACTCTTGCCAAAAAACTTGATTTAGATGAAGTATTCGCCACTCTACTGGAAGAAATTTTAAAGGCCGTCGAGATTGAGAGATGCTCTTTATTTGAGGTGGATCAGGAGACAGGAGTTATAAGAGGTAAAATATCCAGTGTTATGTCTAAAGAAGAAATAGAAAAGATAGTGCTGCCTCTCGAAAAGAGTCCAGTCGGAATGGCCGTTGCAAGTGGAAATAACACATTAGTGATCGAAGATGTAAGTAAAATACAAACTTTATCAGAAGAAAGTAGAGGTGTTCTTGAAAAGTTCGGAATAAAGTCTATGGCCGTAGTACTTATTAAGTACGGAGAAAAAGTTGCAGGTGCCATTACCTTAAGCAGTGCAGATTATTACCGGTTTACTCCTCAAGAGTTGGAACTGGTAGAAGCGGTGGCGGAACAGGCAGGAATTGCTATTGAAAACGCACGATTATATGAGGAAGTGTCCAGAATTGCTATTACTGACGAACTGACCGGTCTTTTCACCCGGATTTATTTTAACCGCAGGCTGGAGGAAGAATGGGCGAGGGCTAACCGTTATGATTCTTCCTTGTCTCTAGTCATGATTGATATTGATGATTTCAAGCAGGTTAATGATACCCGGGGACACAAGGTAGGAGACGAGGTGCTTAAAAAGGTAGCGTATATTATTAAAAATAATTTGAGAGCCTCCGATGTAGCTGCCCGTTATGGGGGCGATGAGTTCGTGTTAATACTTCCTGATACTGCCGAGGAGGGAGCAGTTAGTGTGGCTGAAAAGATACGGAAGGCAGTATCTGAATTATCCGACCCCAAAGTAACTATATCAGCAGGAGTAGCTGTATACCAGCCAGGTAAATACAAGAATGCAGAAGAAATGTTAATAGCGGCCGATATGGCCATGTACTCTGCCAAGTCTAATTTGAAGAACCGGACTTATATTATTAATTAG
- the fusA gene encoding elongation factor G, producing the protein MKVYQTEQLRNVGLVAHGGAGKTSLTEAMLFNSGAINRLGKVDEGNTTTDFLPEEIKRKVTTNAALAPVEWKDCKINVIDTPGYADFIADVYATLRVVDSLVVVVCAVSGVEVQTEVVWELAEKRNLPRIAFINKMDRENANFFKVLEAMQSKLAGNIVPLQLPLGAGEEFKGIIDLVNMKALQYGEDEYQEIDVPEELKDEAETYREAVIEAAAEGDDELLMKYLEGEELTQEEIRSGLRQGIVEGKIIPVLCGSALKNIGIHSLLDFITAYLPSPIEVQEEEKPLEEGPLGVLVFKTLADPYVGRLNYFRVFQGVLKGDTVVYNATKETEEKLGQIFLLRGKNQIPVPELKPGDIGAVAKLQVTTTGDTLTVKNSPVLLEGIDFPEPTLSVAIQPKSKGDEDKLSNGLNRLLEEDNTLRLEKNLETKQLILTGMGELHLDIIVERLQKKFGVEVQMSTPKVPYRETIRKSVSRVEGKHKKQTGGHGQYGHVFLDLEPLPDKDFEFHETIFGGAVPKQYIPAVEKGVREAMEEGILAGYPVTGIKVTLVDGSHHPVDSSEMAFKIAAALSFRKALEQADPVLLEPIMNVEVTVPEAFMGDIIGDLNGKRGRILGMEPQGKYQVIRAQVPLAEMYRYAIDLKSITQGRGSFKMEFYQYEEVPAHLAEKIIEAAKKAKED; encoded by the coding sequence ATGAAGGTTTATCAAACAGAACAACTGAGAAACGTAGGTTTAGTGGCACACGGGGGGGCGGGTAAGACTTCGCTGACTGAAGCGATGCTTTTCAACTCAGGAGCCATAAACAGATTAGGTAAGGTAGATGAGGGAAATACTACCACCGATTTTTTACCGGAAGAAATCAAACGGAAGGTAACTACGAATGCTGCGTTGGCTCCTGTGGAATGGAAAGACTGTAAAATCAATGTGATCGATACTCCAGGTTATGCTGATTTTATTGCCGACGTATATGCAACTTTACGGGTAGTGGATAGCCTAGTAGTGGTAGTTTGTGCCGTTTCCGGGGTGGAAGTACAGACAGAAGTTGTATGGGAACTGGCAGAAAAGCGTAACCTGCCGCGCATTGCTTTTATAAATAAAATGGATAGAGAAAATGCCAACTTTTTTAAAGTATTGGAGGCTATGCAGAGCAAATTAGCAGGTAACATTGTTCCGCTGCAATTGCCTTTGGGTGCGGGAGAAGAATTTAAAGGGATTATTGATCTTGTGAACATGAAAGCACTGCAGTATGGAGAAGACGAATATCAGGAAATAGATGTTCCTGAAGAACTCAAAGATGAAGCGGAAACATACCGGGAAGCAGTTATTGAAGCGGCGGCGGAAGGTGATGATGAACTTCTAATGAAATATCTGGAAGGAGAAGAGTTGACCCAGGAAGAAATTCGTTCCGGGTTGCGCCAGGGAATAGTGGAGGGCAAAATAATTCCGGTATTGTGTGGTTCTGCGCTGAAGAACATCGGTATTCATTCTTTATTAGATTTCATAACCGCTTACTTACCTTCGCCTATAGAAGTGCAGGAAGAGGAGAAGCCGCTTGAGGAGGGGCCGTTGGGAGTATTGGTATTCAAGACCCTGGCCGATCCCTATGTAGGAAGGCTGAATTATTTTAGGGTTTTCCAAGGAGTACTGAAGGGAGATACAGTGGTATATAACGCTACCAAGGAAACAGAAGAAAAGTTGGGACAGATATTCTTACTGCGAGGGAAGAATCAAATTCCGGTTCCAGAATTAAAACCAGGCGACATTGGAGCGGTTGCCAAACTGCAAGTGACGACTACCGGGGATACATTGACCGTCAAGAACAGCCCGGTTTTGCTGGAAGGCATCGATTTTCCGGAGCCGACCTTGTCCGTGGCCATTCAACCGAAGAGTAAAGGTGACGAAGACAAATTAAGCAATGGCCTGAACCGTTTACTGGAGGAAGATAATACCCTTAGACTGGAGAAAAACCTGGAAACCAAGCAATTGATTCTTACCGGCATGGGTGAACTTCACCTGGACATTATTGTAGAAAGACTCCAGAAGAAGTTCGGCGTGGAAGTCCAGATGTCCACTCCCAAAGTTCCTTATCGAGAAACAATCAGGAAGTCGGTATCGCGGGTGGAAGGAAAACACAAAAAACAAACGGGTGGCCACGGCCAGTATGGGCACGTTTTCCTCGATTTGGAACCCCTGCCGGACAAAGATTTTGAATTCCACGAAACTATTTTTGGGGGAGCGGTTCCGAAACAGTACATCCCGGCGGTAGAAAAAGGTGTCAGGGAAGCGATGGAGGAAGGAATTCTAGCTGGATATCCGGTGACCGGTATAAAGGTTACTTTGGTAGACGGTTCCCACCATCCCGTAGATTCTTCAGAAATGGCTTTCAAAATAGCTGCGGCGCTTTCCTTCCGAAAAGCTTTAGAGCAGGCGGACCCAGTGCTGCTGGAGCCTATTATGAATGTTGAGGTAACGGTTCCTGAAGCGTTTATGGGCGATATAATTGGTGACTTAAATGGCAAACGGGGGAGAATTCTGGGAATGGAGCCCCAGGGCAAGTACCAAGTTATCAGAGCACAGGTACCCCTGGCTGAGATGTACCGTTACGCCATTGATCTAAAATCCATTACCCAGGGTCGAGGTAGTTTCAAAATGGAGTTTTACCAATATGAAGAAGTTCCGGCACACCTGGCGGAAAAAATTATCGAAGCAGCCAAAAAGGCCAAGGAAGATTAA
- the spoVB gene encoding stage V sporulation protein B translates to MKKQPLIYGAAILVAASFFNRVIGFIYRVLVVRLIGPEGIGIYEMVFPVYVLLLVITTAGIPLATSKLVAEEMALGNVQGAYRIFRVALTFLTAFGVVITFICYLFVSFIADRFFADPRAYWIFLVMLPGIPIISICSAFRGFFQGIQQMTPTAITQILEQCTRVAIGLYLAYRFLPRGVEYAAMGMGIGTVMGELSGLLLMTSIYAAVRPRLFPRIRESLSTFPLLTVLNRLFSLGIPVTISRVITTVVMTLQAFIIPIRLQAAGFSLRQATEMYGNFSGIALTLLHLPTIFTVSLGISLVPAISEAIAERNLSLAQSRSHEALRLTLLLGLPSAVILYLMPDQLSRLIFAAPQAAVPLKVLALASPFLYLQQTTTGILQGSGQVTLALTNIAFGAIINLTAVYLLTGIPSLNIRGTAIAANLNFVTVGLLNLLALIKTFGLSLDLRQVILSPLLAMAAMVSVIHSVANYLSSFHLNLWGHTLLPIAAGSVTYVFMLVLTGGITRQDFNRIVRMLNQIYR, encoded by the coding sequence ATGAAAAAACAGCCCCTTATCTACGGCGCGGCAATATTGGTAGCGGCCAGTTTTTTCAACCGTGTAATCGGGTTTATCTACCGGGTTTTGGTAGTCAGGTTAATTGGTCCAGAAGGCATCGGCATTTACGAAATGGTCTTTCCCGTATACGTTCTACTCCTGGTGATTACCACGGCGGGAATACCCCTGGCCACTTCGAAACTGGTGGCGGAAGAAATGGCTCTCGGAAATGTTCAGGGTGCCTACCGGATTTTCCGGGTGGCTTTGACTTTTCTTACCGCGTTCGGTGTGGTAATTACCTTCATTTGCTACCTCTTCGTTTCCTTCATCGCAGATCGTTTTTTCGCCGATCCCAGGGCATACTGGATATTTTTAGTAATGCTTCCGGGTATTCCTATAATATCCATCTGCTCGGCTTTTAGAGGATTTTTTCAGGGAATTCAACAGATGACTCCTACGGCGATTACTCAAATACTGGAACAATGTACTCGGGTTGCTATAGGTTTGTATCTGGCCTACCGTTTCCTTCCCCGGGGAGTGGAATATGCGGCCATGGGAATGGGTATTGGTACTGTAATGGGAGAGTTAAGTGGGCTACTATTAATGACCTCTATATATGCTGCTGTTCGTCCCCGTCTATTCCCAAGAATAAGGGAAAGCCTCTCAACTTTCCCTCTGTTAACCGTCCTAAACCGGCTTTTTAGCCTGGGTATACCTGTTACTATAAGCCGGGTAATAACAACTGTGGTCATGACTCTTCAAGCCTTTATAATCCCCATACGACTCCAAGCAGCCGGTTTCTCTCTCCGACAGGCTACAGAGATGTACGGAAACTTTTCCGGTATAGCCTTAACCCTCCTCCACTTACCTACTATATTTACTGTTTCTCTAGGCATTTCTCTGGTCCCAGCCATTTCTGAGGCTATAGCTGAAAGAAATCTATCTCTGGCTCAATCCCGCAGCCACGAAGCCCTTCGCCTGACCCTTTTATTGGGCCTGCCTTCAGCTGTAATTTTATATCTCATGCCTGATCAGTTGAGCCGATTAATTTTTGCCGCCCCTCAGGCGGCAGTACCACTTAAAGTTTTAGCCCTGGCTTCACCGTTCCTTTATTTACAGCAGACCACCACCGGTATACTCCAGGGTTCGGGTCAGGTCACTCTGGCTTTAACCAATATTGCTTTTGGGGCCATAATAAACCTGACCGCTGTCTATCTTTTAACGGGTATACCCAGCCTAAACATACGCGGTACAGCAATAGCCGCCAACCTGAATTTTGTTACGGTAGGGCTGCTTAATCTCCTGGCTTTGATCAAAACTTTTGGATTATCGTTGGATTTGAGACAAGTTATTCTCTCCCCTCTTCTGGCTATGGCGGCTATGGTATCTGTAATCCATTCGGTAGCCAACTATCTGTCCTCGTTTCACTTAAATTTATGGGGCCACACTCTCCTTCCCATAGCGGCAGGGAGCGTGACTTACGTCTTTATGCTGGTACTTACCGGAGGTATCACCCGACAAGACTTTAACCGGATTGTACGTATGTTAAATCAAATCTACAGATAA
- the surE gene encoding 5'/3'-nucleotidase SurE — MRILLTNDDGIWAEGINQLRRSLEEIAEVWVVAPDRERSATGHGITVHKPLRVEEINFPDSSSRGWAVTGTPADCVKLALEALLEDTPEMVVSGINWGANLGTDVLYSGTVSAAFEGVLAGIPSVAVSLTTESKEPHFEFAARFTRQLCLRLAERRLNPDTLLNVNIPDLPPSKIKGVKITKLGVRRYKNAVEKRKDPRGRAYYWLAGEANDVLSDSDTDIAAIKENFISVTPVHFDLTNYAILEQVRSWGITPEG; from the coding sequence ATGCGGATCTTACTTACCAATGATGACGGGATTTGGGCAGAAGGAATTAATCAATTGCGTCGTAGCCTAGAGGAAATTGCCGAAGTTTGGGTAGTTGCTCCGGACCGGGAACGGAGTGCGACAGGACATGGCATAACAGTTCACAAACCCCTACGAGTGGAAGAAATTAACTTTCCGGACTCCTCCAGTCGGGGATGGGCTGTAACCGGGACTCCTGCCGACTGCGTAAAATTGGCCTTGGAAGCGCTTTTGGAAGACACACCGGAAATGGTGGTTTCGGGCATCAATTGGGGAGCCAATTTAGGTACCGATGTGCTGTACTCCGGAACGGTTTCCGCGGCCTTTGAAGGCGTTTTGGCAGGTATACCATCGGTAGCGGTTTCTCTGACTACTGAGAGCAAAGAACCCCATTTCGAGTTTGCCGCCCGTTTTACCCGCCAGCTGTGTTTGCGACTTGCGGAGCGTAGGTTAAATCCAGATACTTTACTAAACGTTAATATCCCAGACCTTCCCCCCTCCAAAATCAAGGGAGTAAAGATTACCAAGTTGGGCGTTCGCCGGTACAAAAACGCGGTAGAGAAACGGAAGGACCCTCGAGGTCGAGCTTATTACTGGCTGGCAGGGGAAGCAAACGATGTGTTGAGCGATTCGGATACTGACATAGCGGCCATTAAAGAAAACTTTATTTCGGTTACTCCTGTCCATTTTGACCTTACTAATTATGCGATTCTCGAGCAGGTGCGAAGTTGGGGTATTACACCGGAAGGATAA
- the lepB gene encoding signal peptidase I, with amino-acid sequence MKNFFRESLSTVLTAVILSLILRAYVVEARVIPSGSMLPTIQLHDRVLVNKFIYNFTEPQRGDIIVFEPPESLGVKHDFIKRVIGLPGDVIEIRDGKVYVNGEPLKEPYIFEAPRYNFGPVKVPEDSLFVLGDNRNESFDSHVWRAWLKIEDVKGKAFYRYWPPQRIGLLH; translated from the coding sequence ATGAAAAATTTTTTCCGGGAAAGTCTCAGTACTGTTCTGACGGCAGTTATCTTATCTCTAATTCTTCGGGCATATGTAGTGGAAGCTAGAGTGATTCCGTCGGGGTCTATGTTACCTACCATCCAGTTACATGATCGAGTGCTGGTCAATAAATTTATCTACAATTTTACGGAGCCGCAGCGGGGAGATATTATTGTTTTTGAGCCTCCGGAATCGTTAGGGGTCAAACATGATTTTATCAAGAGAGTTATCGGTCTGCCCGGCGATGTGATTGAAATTAGAGACGGGAAGGTTTATGTCAACGGAGAACCCCTGAAAGAACCTTATATTTTCGAAGCTCCTAGATACAACTTTGGGCCGGTTAAGGTGCCGGAGGATTCCCTATTCGTTCTGGGGGACAACCGTAATGAGAGTTTTGACAGTCACGTTTGGAGAGCATGGTTGAAAATTGAAGATGTCAAGGGGAAGGCCTTTTACCGGTATTGGCCCCCGCAACGCATAGGATTATTACACTAG